The proteins below come from a single Chelmon rostratus isolate fCheRos1 chromosome 10, fCheRos1.pri, whole genome shotgun sequence genomic window:
- the LOC121612684 gene encoding ATPase family AAA domain-containing protein 3-A-like, protein MSWLFGWGKGSGSPPVEEQPPAAPAEAAGGAPGGPGGDKPGEKWSNFDPTGLERAAKAARELDKARHAKEALELARMQEQTVQLEHQSKVKEYEAALEQLKGEQIHLQGEERRKTLAEETKQNQARAQYQDKLARQRYDDQLRQQQFLNEENLRKQEDSVMKQEAMRKATVEHEMELRHKNDLLRIEAEAKARAQVERENADLIREQIRLKAAEHRQTVLESIKTAGAVFGEGFRAFVSDWDKLTATVAGLTLLAAGVYSSRNATAVAGRYIESRLGKPSLVRETSRLTVAEAIKHPIKTAKRLRSRPQDALEGVVLSAALEERVRDIAIATRNTRQNRGLYRNILMYGPPGTGKTLFAKKLALHSGMDYAIMTGGDVAPMGRDGVTAMHKVFDWASTSGRGLLLFVDEADAFLRKRSTEKISEDLRATLNAFLYRTGEQSNKFMLVLASNQPEQFDWAINDRIDEIVNFALPGLEERERLVRLYFDKFVLGPATAGRQRLKLAQFDYGQKCSDIAKRAEGMSGREISKLGVAWQAAAYSSEDGVLTEAMIDSRVDDAIKQHAQKMDWLLTEAGAGVGKVGVLLPKEMAAGQEAASLGQTEDATLTVPQVLPLLEVVTNAAQAEAATVPSEVEADAILKEAVALIKESDAVAETTVGTADTTVETATAVPLVQEVEAIKDLTEEVLSTTIATDTVVPEVKDIATEVEKTEGTPACTAQETVSVTKEEPTTDAAAQETEATEVIKEEKDVVTPLETTVPAVAQEKELDDVVSNAVQKPEATVVGLSQETAVQETESAATSVNGVETEATKVVEEVATDAAKAAEEIASNVAQVTETIANIVKEAETIATDVAKVAETLATITEEMEAVVTKEVEVMESDAVKDENVVVVETESQTSELTEEAEVAVTDVVKECESIATEVVKEVEPAMTETVSKEEFAIDTDTTASEEPRGPQITVTKSTSEGQTLAEIAKDPLTTEISAEAAEITSSEVSKEAEVLTTEEAINVAPDDVKLSETTVVDAKEAEAKTTKTTEEEGTVITEVEDKTTLVSVPNIETKVDAKTVVSEQSEKLESQTTEKSAASQTPSTEEAEPGQTEKPLSNKQTGDDDKPPAKSGPTK, encoded by the exons ATGTCGTGGCTCTTTGGCTGGGGGAAGGGCTCCGGGTCGCCGCCGGTGGAGGAGCAGCCACCTGCGGCTCCTGCTGAGGCTGCCGGGGGAGCACCAGGAGGCCCAGGGGGAGACAAACCCGGGGAGAAGTGGAGTAACTTTGACCCGACCGGACTGGAGAGAGCTGCAAAAGCTGCACGGGAGCTCGACAAAGCAC GACATGCCAAAGAGGCGCTGGAGCTGGCTCGTATGCAGGAGCAGACTGTACAGCTGGAGCATCAGAGTAAAGTGAAA GAATATGAGGCGGCCCTGGAGCAGCTGAAGGGCGAGCAGATCCACCTCCAGGGCGAGGAGAGACGGAAAACACTTGCAGAGGAGACAAAGCAAAACCAGGCA AGGGCGCAATATCAAGACAAACTTGCCAGACAGAGATATGATGACCAGCTCAGGCAACAG CAATTCCTCAACGAGGAGAACCTCCGCAAACAAGAGGACTCCGTTATGAAGCAAGAGGCCATGAGAAAAG CTACCGTTGAACATGAGATGGAGCTGAGACACAAGAATGACCTGCTTCGCATCGAAGCGGAGGCCAAGGCTCGGGCCCAGGTGGAGCGGGAGAACGCAGACCTGATCAGAGAGCAGATCCGCCTGAAAGCTGctgagcacagacaaactgtCCTTGAATCTATAAA GACTGCGGGAGCGGTGTTTGGGGAGGGATTCAGGGCCTTCGTCTCTGACTGGGACAAACTCACAGCCACG GTTGCCGGGTTGACCCTGTTGGCCGCGGGAGTTTATTCTTCCAGGAACGCCACAGCGGTGGCTGGGCGCTACATAGAGTCTCGTCTGGGCAAACCCTCGCTGGTCCGAGAGACCTCCAGGTTGACTGTTGCAGAGGCCATCAAACACCCAATCAAG ACAGCCAAGCGTCTGAGAAGCAGACCGCAGGATGCCTTAGAGGGCGTGGTGCTCAGC GCAGCTTTGGAGGAACGTGTGAGGGACATTGCCATTGCCACTCGTAACACCAGGCAGAACAGAGGCTTGTACAGAAACATCCTGATGTATGGACCCCCTGGAACCGGAAAAACACTCTTTGCCAAG AAACTGGCTCTCCATTCAGGGATGGATTATGCCATCATGACAGGTGGGGACGTGGCACCCATGGGGCGCGATGGAGTCACTGCCATGCACAAGGTGTTTGACTGGGCCAGCACCAGTGGCCGAGG CCTCTTGCTGTTCGTAGATGAAGCTGATGCATTCCTGCGTAAGCGATCCACA GAGAAAATCAGCGAGGACCTCAGAGCCACCCTCAACGCATTCCTCTACCGCACAGGGGAGCAGAGCAACAA GTTCATGCTGGTTCTTGCTAGTAACCAGCCGGAACAGTTCGACTGGGCCATTAATGACCGCATTGACGAGATTGTGAACTTTGCATTACCAGGtctggaggagagggaaagattAGTGCGCCTGTATTTCGACAAATTTGTGCTGGGTCCTGCCACTGCTGGGAGACA GAGATTAAAGTTGGCTCAGTTCGACTATGGCCAGAAATGCTCAGACATTGCAAAGCGAGCAGAAGGCATGTCTGGTCGTGAAATCTCCAAACTTGGTGTTGCATGGCAG GCTGCCGCGTACTCTTCTGAAGATGGAGTTTTGACCGAAGCAATGATTGACTCAAGAGTTGATGATGCCATCAAGCAGCATGCACAGAAGATGGACTGGCTGCTGACGGAAGCAGGTGCGGGGGTTGGCAAGGTCGGCGTTCTCCTCCCTAAGGAAATGGCTGCAGGCCAGGAAGCTGCTTCACTTGGACAAACTGAAGATGCGACCCTGACCGTACCACAGGTCCTTCCGCTCCTCGAGGTTGTGACCAATGCTGCCCAGGCAGAAGCAGCCACTGTACCTTCAGAAGTGGAGGCAGATGCAATCCTCAAAGAGGCAGTCGCTTTGATTAAAGAAAGTGATGCTGTTGCTGAGACAACTGTAGGAACAGCTGATACCACTGTTGAGACAGCCACTGCTGTCCCATTGGTGCAGGAGGTTGAGGCCATCAAGGACCTCACTGAGGAGGTTCTTAGCACAACTATAGCTACAGACACTGTTGTTCCTGAGGTGAAGGATATAGCCACTGAGGTTGAAAAGACAGAGGGTACACCAGCTTGCACTGCCCAAGAAACTGTTTCTGTGACCAAAGAAGAGCCAACTACTGATGCAGCTGCACAAGAGACTGAGGCCACAGAAGTAATCAAGGAGGAAAAGGATGTTGTCACACCCTTGGAAACGACAGTCCCTGCTGTTGCTCAGGAGAAGGAATTAGATGATGTCGTCTCTAATGCTGTCCAGAAGCCAGAGGCTACAGTAGTCGGACTATCCCAGGAGACTGCTGTCCAGGAAACTGAGTCAGCAGCCACATCTGTTAATGGTGTAGAAACTGAAGCCACTAAGGTTGTTGAGGAAGTAGCAACTGAtgctgcaaaggctgcagaagAAATTGCGAGCAATGTGGCTCAAGTGACTGAGACCATCGCAAACATTGTTAAAGAGGCTGAAACAATAGCAACGGATGTGGCCAAGGTGGCTGAAACTCTAGCAACCATCACTGAGGAGATGGAGGCAGTAGTTACCAAGGAGGTTGAAGTGATGGAAAGTGATGCTGTCAAGGATGAAAATGTGGTTGTAGTGGAAACTGAGTCTCAAACATCTGAGCTTACTGAAGAGGCTGAAGTTGCTGTTACAGATGTGGTCAAAGAGTGTGAGAGTATTGCTACAGAGGTTGTTAAGGAGGTTGAACCCGCTATGACTGAGACTGTTTCTAAGGAAGAGTTTGCCATTGACACTGACACCACAGCTTCAGAGGAGCCCAGGGGTCCTCAGATTACTGTCACTAAGTCTACCTCAGAAGGCCAAACCCTGGCAGAGATCGCAAAGGACCCGTTAACAACAGAAATTTCTGCCGAGGCAGCTGAAATCACCTCATCAGAGGTGTCCAAGGAAGCAGAGGTGCTAACAACCGAGGAGGCTATCAATGTGGCTCCAGATGATGTTAAACTGTCGGAGACTACTGTGGTTGATGCCAAGGAAGCAGAGGCCAAAACAACGAAGActacagaggaggaagggacTGTAATAACTGAAGTCGAGGACAAGACGACCTTAGTCAGTGTCCCCAACATAGAAACCAAGGTTGATGCAAAGACGGTTGTGTCAGAACAGTCTGAGAAACTTGAGAGTCAAACCACAGAGAAGTCAGCCGCCTCTCAAACTCCCAGCACTGAAGAAGCTGAACCAGGCCAAACTGAGAAGCCTCTCTCAAACAAACAGACTGGAGATGACGACAAACCACCAGCCAAGTCTGGACCAACGAAATGA